CAATCGCTGCTTAACGGTAAGACTTCTGGAACCTGGCGCGGGCACCGCGACCACCGAACTTCTTGGGCTCGCAGCGCCTGgggtcggcgacgaggagggTGCGGTCGTAGCGGCCGAAGATGTCCTTGACCTCCTTCTTGGCGGCCTCGTCGACGTACTTCTGGAAGTAGGCGACGAGCGCCTTGGCGACGGCCTGGCGGATGGCGTAGATCTGCGACGTCTTCCCTCCGCCGCGGACGCGGATCCTCATGTCGATGTCCTTGAACCGGGAGCGCCCGGCGAGCATGATGGGCTCGAAGGCCTTGAGGCGGAGGATCTCCGGGCGGATGAGCTCGATGGGGACACCGTTCACCTTGATCAGCCCGCGCCCGGGCTTGGTGtaggccacggccacggccgtcTTCTTGCGGCCGAAGCACTGGACGGTGCCCGCGGCCGGGCGGGTGAGCACGGCAGCCATGGTTGCGGTGGCGGCTGCTGGgatcgcagcggcggcggcgctagagtttgggtgggggcggcggaggagatggGAGCGAAAGGGTAGAAGGCTTATATAGCCTGGAAGCGTTAGGGTTTTGAGTGATTGCCACGGCTCTgaggatgacatgtggggcctaAACGTATGGTTGGGCCCAAATGAAACCCTATGGAATTTGTTATGGGCTGGATTAATGGGCCGGAGATATGGCGGTCAGGGCTTATAAAAgggaggggaccctgtcgcccgttggggcgACAGGCCCAGAGACTTCGTTACGAAtttattgaaaaaaaatatattttggacctgtcgccctatgggggcgaccgaggagtatttttaaaatattataaaatagatatatattttaaaaaattttatttttttaaatataaaaaagaaaaaagtgctGCGCGGGATGGTGACACGGCTCGTTGGGCCGGCAATAGCGCTGTGGTCCTATCTATTTGTTTGCAAGTATTTCTGAAACCTATTAACACCCCTATTTCAGTGCTTTTCAGAGCGAAACCATGTCTTTGCATGCAGCTTCTCTCAAATAAAACGCCGAGGAATTCAACACATAGGACCTCCTCTATCATGGATTTCTTCATTTTAGAGATTGAAATTAAGGCACCACCACATGCCTGCCGCAATATGCCAATAGTGGCCGAACAAGCTAGAGaaaataaaatccgctacatgATGAGTACATGACAGAAGAATGTGGCTTGATCCCACAATGTTCAGAAACAGAAAAACTATGTCACCCTTTCATGATTACATTGAATACACGTTACAAACACAAGAAACTTACTCGCCAGTATACGCTTCAACTGGACCAACAAATCCTAAGTTACACGCCTTTTCTAAGGATAACCTGAACATTACAATCTATCTGTTATGTGCAACTGAGAAAACCTGTGAAACTGTGTCTGTGAGATGTTGATTTCATATAAATTAGATTAGCCAACAGAGACAATACAGACACACCCCCTTTCTGTTTATTTTCCTCTGTCAGATCTTGAAAATCTACTAGATCTATGCACCTTCAGCTGAATTGCTGGCACCCTTCTAGCCAGTGCTTGCCAGATCATCTGGACTGCATCATCCTTCTGGGATGGATACTGATACTCAAAATGTTTATCCACCTCTTTGAGCCTATTCCACATCCTTGTCCATTGCTGCTTGCTCACACCACTAATCAATCTCATCAGGTAACCCTTTTTAACAGCATCAGACGATCGCACAAAGATGGAGAACTTTGAATAATCCAACACATCCTCGTAAGGTAGCTCAATGTCGTCACTGATGATAACAGGGACACAGTGACTCACTATCGCATCAAACAGACGATTGGAAGAAGGGGTGTCCCCGGCAATGTTTAAGCAAAATTTTGATGAGCACATTCCTTGGCTGGCTTTGCTGGCCCCATGGTCCTGGACACTTCCAAAGGAAAAGTAAACGTCTTTTTCATCTTTGAGCATATAATATAGCTCCTGTCGAATGCTCCCTCCCTAGGTATGAATGATGCAGAATGTTAGCTTATGAAGATCGCCAATTGTCACTAAACAACAGAGCCGCTAAAAACTGGTACCATGAAAGTTCTTAAATAAGAAAATCACAAGTAGCTAGCAGTAATCAGAATTGGTTCACACAGTCTTTTCCGAACAGAATTTTTTTCTCATAGTACTTGGCATATGTAGACCAATTGGCTGGTAAACTCCTGTACTATATCGTTTGTTTAAAAAAATCGAAGGATTGGAACAAGGGGCATGTGCTAATCTTTAAATATTTAGGACTTAAATAGCTTGAGAAAACAAACATAAACCAGGAGCCTTTCCAACAAAGATGGAAGATCAAGAAATCCTTGTGTAAACCTCACTGGAGATTATCAAATTACACAAACTTCATCCAAAGGTTCAAGTGTTCATATAAGGTGATGATCTAGATTAAGAGCCTGTATGCATAAGTCTAACCACCTTGATGAGTTAATATTACATATAAGATTCTGGATAAAAAGCAAGCAACAGAACTTGTATCCATTTATGCTACTCTCAGTGTACAGTTAATTTCACCCAGTTCCAAATTATGCTACTCTACAGTTATCCAGTTCCTAATGTGATTTATGTTTGACAAGTTTTGCTATAAAAAAAAGGAGTCTTTAGCACAAAGAACAAGTTTTTGTTACTGTTCTATAGACTGCTACTCCTAGTATAATGTTCAATACTTGACAGCTTTATAATCACTACCACATATAAACAACGAAGTTAAATCACCAAACTACTAGTATTTTACGATTGGCACCAAGTAGAAATGTAGAATGTAAGGTTCCAAAGTCAGCAGCAAGCACAATTACCTCCTTCCTGTAAATGGCTCCCCTGAAGTAGAGCAATGTTGGTCGGTGATCAAACCCGGCCGAGTCATTGACGAACGTCTTGGCCATGTGTTTGTATGGCGCAATGACATCCTTCTCCAAGCTGGCCACCCTGGGGTGGTACCTCCCGAAGTCCGACAGGACGAAGACCGCCGGAGACAGCGCCGCCCGGGCATGCACCAAGCTGTTGGGGTGGTGAGCGACGATGACGTGGTCAGCGCCACCGTACCTCTTCCACTCCGGCCGCGCGCTGAGGTACCCGACGAGCTTCTCCTGCAGGGCCTTGTCCCTGCTGACCTTCTCCGGCGGCACGGGCCTGGAGTGGCGGTTGTAGCTGAGGGAGGCGAAGAAGGGGACGAAGACGAGGTCGGCGTCGCGGGAGTCGGCGAcccgcacggcggcgccgcaggGCGCCGAGGACGAGGAGACGAGGTCGAGCGTGAGCCAGTACACGACGCTGTGCTGCTGGTTGAGCCCCCCGGGgtaccgcggcggcggtgcggcggcgtcgTTGGTGAGGTCCGGCCAAACGGAGCCGGGGGAAGGCGGCGACCAGCCGAGGAGGCCG
The nucleotide sequence above comes from Panicum virgatum strain AP13 chromosome 3K, P.virgatum_v5, whole genome shotgun sequence. Encoded proteins:
- the LOC120696589 gene encoding probable arabinosyltransferase ARAD1, with protein sequence MARTLLLPLAAATVLVASTIFLFAAAGARWRPADTGLPVPPRAVYVPVTASASSNTTGARKELSFLDENGGPDDPGAGAARCEPRAAAVRVFMYDLQPEFHFGLLGWSPPSPGSVWPDLTNDAAAPPPRYPGGLNQQHSVVYWLTLDLVSSSSAPCGAAVRVADSRDADLVFVPFFASLSYNRHSRPVPPEKVSRDKALQEKLVGYLSARPEWKRYGGADHVIVAHHPNSLVHARAALSPAVFVLSDFGRYHPRVASLEKDVIAPYKHMAKTFVNDSAGFDHRPTLLYFRGAIYRKEGGSIRQELYYMLKDEKDVYFSFGSVQDHGASKASQGMCSSKFCLNIAGDTPSSNRLFDAIVSHCVPVIISDDIELPYEDVLDYSKFSIFVRSSDAVKKGYLMRLISGVSKQQWTRMWNRLKEVDKHFEYQYPSQKDDAVQMIWQALARRVPAIQLKVHRSSRFSRSDRGK
- the LOC120696588 gene encoding 40S ribosomal protein S16, which gives rise to MAAVLTRPAAGTVQCFGRKKTAVAVAYTKPGRGLIKVNGVPIELIRPEILRLKAFEPIMLAGRSRFKDIDMRIRVRGGGKTSQIYAIRQAVAKALVAYFQKYVDEAAKKEVKDIFGRYDRTLLVADPRRCEPKKFGGRGARARFQKSYR